A window of the Amycolatopsis solani genome harbors these coding sequences:
- a CDS encoding SGNH/GDSL hydrolase family protein, translated as MYGIDSYVAIGDSFTEGLNDALPDGSFRGWADRLAETLAAGRPDFRYANLSLRGKMLDEIMDEQLPIALELKPDLVTLCAGGNDIIVPGADVDAVAERLEEGVAKLREAGIPVLMFNGPDTKVLSVMSVLRGKVAIYNTHLWAIAERHGARMVDLWAMTPLHDRRAWSDDRLHFSPDAHRRIALKSAEVLGIPVEGDWREPWPSEAPPSRWIDSRRSDLTWTKVHLLPWIRRQLRGESMGDGLSPKRPQLAPLAPLTPLAPVAPLDVLEVPDKAQQAS; from the coding sequence GTGTACGGAATCGACAGCTATGTAGCCATAGGAGACAGCTTCACCGAGGGCCTCAACGACGCCTTGCCGGACGGCTCGTTCCGGGGCTGGGCCGACCGGCTCGCGGAGACCCTCGCGGCGGGCAGGCCCGACTTCCGGTACGCGAACCTGTCGCTGCGGGGCAAGATGCTCGACGAGATCATGGACGAGCAGCTCCCGATCGCCCTGGAACTGAAGCCCGACCTGGTCACCCTCTGCGCGGGCGGCAACGACATCATCGTGCCGGGCGCGGACGTGGACGCGGTGGCGGAGCGCCTGGAGGAGGGCGTCGCCAAGCTGCGCGAGGCGGGCATCCCGGTGCTGATGTTCAACGGCCCGGACACGAAGGTCCTCTCGGTGATGTCGGTCCTGCGCGGCAAGGTGGCGATCTACAACACCCACCTGTGGGCCATCGCCGAGCGCCACGGCGCCCGCATGGTCGACCTCTGGGCGATGACCCCGCTCCACGACCGCCGCGCCTGGAGCGACGACCGCCTCCACTTCTCCCCCGACGCCCACCGCCGCATCGCCCTGAAGTCGGCGGAGGTCCTGGGCATCCCCGTCGAGGGCGACTGGCGCGAGCCGTGGCCCTCGGAGGCACCCCCGAGCCGCTGGATCGACTCGCGGCGCTCGGACCTGACGTGGACGAAGGTGCACCTGCTGCCGTGGATCCGCCGTCAGCTGCGGGGCGAGTCGATGGGGGACGGGCTTTCGCCGAAGCGGCCACAGCTGGCGCCGCTGGCTCCTTTGACGCCGTTGGCGCCCGTGGCGCCGCTGGACGTGCTCGAGGTGCCGGACAAGGCTCAGCAGGCCAGCTGA
- a CDS encoding DUF3159 domain-containing protein — protein sequence MSGEPRESLAQILGGRRGALDASVPPAGFVVGWLVAGQSVAWGAGVAIAVAVALGAYRVARGGKVRALVVSLAAVVAAALIALHTGRAQDFFLLQLMSNVASALLWAASIVVRWPLLGVVVGLLLGQKARWRRDAVLLKAYSRASWVWVLQYVLRVVVYGLLWWAGQVIALGVARTVLSWPLVALTVAVSGWVLYRALPPEHPGLRLAPETSSDDVPGA from the coding sequence GTGTCCGGAGAACCCCGTGAGTCGCTCGCGCAGATCCTCGGCGGCCGCCGGGGCGCGCTCGACGCCAGTGTCCCGCCCGCCGGCTTCGTCGTCGGCTGGCTCGTGGCCGGGCAGTCCGTCGCCTGGGGTGCCGGGGTCGCCATCGCGGTCGCCGTCGCACTCGGGGCCTACCGGGTCGCCCGGGGCGGCAAGGTCCGCGCGCTCGTGGTCAGCCTGGCCGCCGTCGTCGCGGCCGCGCTGATCGCGCTGCACACCGGCCGCGCGCAGGACTTCTTCCTGCTCCAGCTGATGTCCAATGTGGCCAGCGCGCTGCTGTGGGCGGCCAGCATCGTCGTGCGCTGGCCGCTGCTCGGCGTCGTCGTCGGGCTGCTGCTCGGGCAGAAGGCGCGCTGGCGGCGGGACGCCGTGCTGCTGAAGGCCTACTCGCGGGCCAGCTGGGTGTGGGTGCTGCAGTACGTGCTGCGCGTGGTCGTCTACGGCCTGCTGTGGTGGGCCGGCCAGGTCATCGCGCTCGGCGTGGCCCGCACGGTGCTGTCGTGGCCGCTGGTCGCGCTGACCGTCGCGGTGAGCGGCTGGGTGCTCTACCGCGCGTTGCCGCCGGAGCACCCCGGCCTGCGCCTGGCGCCGGAGACCAGCTCGGACGACGTACCCGGGGCATAA
- a CDS encoding N-acetylglucosamine kinase: MTSAIGVDAGGTSTRAALVDAAGVVLGTGRGEGANPNAHAPEVAAGRITGAITAALGDRDPAGVRACVVGMAGVSKLSDPAVAAVFEAAWARIGLAGVVRTVADAEVAYASATAAPDGTVLVAGTGSIAGRIRKRRLAGTAGGYGWLLGDEGSAFWLGREAVRSTLEALGRGLPLAGLPSAVLAAALGPSGVDVRTDAGRLAASRALITAANAEAPVRLARFAPLVSAAHAGGEPAAREIVGRAAELLVANALAAREPGESTPVVLVGSVLTGDSPVGALVRRGLSGLEVLTSCDGVLGAAWLAAVDAFGEGAPRPVARGD, from the coding sequence GTGACCTCCGCGATCGGCGTCGACGCCGGCGGCACGTCGACCAGGGCCGCACTGGTCGACGCCGCCGGCGTCGTGCTCGGCACCGGGCGCGGCGAAGGCGCCAACCCCAACGCGCACGCGCCTGAGGTCGCCGCGGGCCGGATCACCGGCGCGATCACCGCGGCACTCGGCGACCGCGACCCCGCCGGCGTGCGGGCGTGCGTCGTCGGCATGGCCGGGGTCAGCAAGCTGAGCGATCCGGCGGTGGCGGCGGTGTTCGAAGCCGCGTGGGCGCGGATCGGGCTCGCCGGCGTGGTCCGGACCGTGGCTGACGCCGAAGTGGCGTACGCGTCCGCGACGGCCGCGCCGGACGGGACCGTGCTCGTCGCCGGCACCGGCTCGATCGCGGGCCGGATCCGCAAGCGGCGGCTGGCCGGGACCGCGGGCGGCTACGGCTGGCTGCTCGGCGACGAGGGGTCGGCGTTCTGGCTCGGCCGCGAAGCCGTCCGTTCCACTTTGGAGGCTCTCGGCCGCGGCCTGCCCTTGGCGGGACTGCCGTCGGCGGTGCTCGCCGCCGCGCTCGGACCGTCCGGAGTGGACGTCCGGACCGACGCCGGGCGGCTCGCCGCGTCGCGCGCGCTCATCACGGCCGCCAACGCCGAGGCGCCGGTGCGGCTCGCCCGCTTCGCCCCGCTGGTGAGCGCGGCGCACGCCGGCGGCGAGCCCGCGGCCCGGGAGATCGTCGGCCGCGCGGCCGAGCTGCTCGTCGCGAACGCCCTCGCGGCGCGCGAGCCCGGCGAGTCGACGCCGGTCGTGCTCGTCGGCTCGGTGCTCACCGGGGACAGCCCGGTCGGCGCGCTCGTCCGCCGTGGATTGTCCGGCCTCGAGGTGCTGACCAGCTGCGATGGCGTGCTCGGTGCGGCCTGGCTGGCCGCTGTGGACGCCTTCGGCGAGGGGGCGCCGAGGCCCGTGGCGCGCGGAGATTGA
- a CDS encoding SIS domain-containing protein, producing MMTQQRPGEHMAAEIAQQPDVLAGLVQRQAEIAEVAEKISQRPPRFALLAARGSSDHAALYAKYLIEVLLGLPAGLVSPSTATLYGARPDLRDVLFVTVSQSGGSPDLIEVTETARRQGALTVSVTNTPDSPLRAASELGIDIGAGVEQAVAATKTYSATLMALYLLVDAVRGGKAADAEKIGELAQQTLDGSTEGVQRAVDRYRFVNRVLTAARGYSYATALEASLKLAETSYLAARAYSGADLLHGPVAAVDDQTAVLALTSAGHGAEAMRDVIDAVGKRGADVVAVGSASADTPAALRIDVPQTVEELAPILEILPVQQIALGLSLARGGDPDNPRGLLKVTKTR from the coding sequence ATGATGACCCAACAACGGCCCGGCGAGCACATGGCCGCGGAGATCGCCCAGCAGCCGGACGTCTTGGCGGGACTGGTGCAGCGTCAGGCGGAAATCGCCGAAGTGGCGGAAAAGATCTCACAACGGCCCCCGCGCTTCGCTTTGCTCGCGGCGCGTGGATCGAGCGACCACGCAGCGTTGTACGCGAAGTACCTGATCGAGGTACTCCTCGGCCTTCCGGCCGGTCTGGTTTCCCCGTCCACGGCGACGCTGTACGGCGCACGACCCGATCTGCGGGACGTGCTGTTCGTCACCGTCAGCCAGAGCGGTGGCTCGCCTGACCTGATCGAGGTCACCGAAACGGCGCGGCGCCAGGGCGCGCTGACCGTTTCCGTGACCAACACCCCGGACTCGCCGCTGCGGGCGGCGTCCGAGCTCGGCATCGACATCGGCGCGGGCGTCGAACAGGCCGTTGCGGCGACCAAGACGTACTCCGCGACGCTGATGGCGCTCTACCTGCTCGTCGACGCGGTGCGCGGCGGCAAGGCGGCCGACGCCGAGAAGATCGGCGAGCTGGCGCAGCAGACCCTCGACGGCTCCACCGAGGGCGTCCAGCGGGCGGTCGACCGGTACCGGTTCGTGAACCGGGTGCTCACCGCCGCCCGCGGCTACTCCTACGCGACCGCGCTGGAGGCGTCGCTCAAGCTCGCCGAGACGAGCTACCTCGCGGCGCGCGCGTACAGCGGCGCGGACCTGCTGCACGGTCCGGTGGCGGCGGTCGACGACCAGACGGCGGTGCTGGCGTTGACCAGCGCCGGGCACGGCGCGGAAGCCATGCGCGACGTCATCGACGCCGTCGGCAAGCGCGGCGCGGACGTCGTCGCGGTCGGTTCGGCGTCCGCGGACACCCCCGCGGCGCTGCGGATCGACGTCCCGCAGACCGTCGAGGAGCTGGCGCCGATCCTGGAGATCCTGCCCGTCCAGCAGATCGCGCTGGGCCTGTCGCTGGCCCGCGGCGGCGACCCGGACAACCCGCGCGGCCTGCTCAAGGTGACCAAGACCCGGTGA
- a CDS encoding GntR family transcriptional regulator, with amino-acid sequence MLETTTTGEAGAVAGMRGQREPKYWALKQHLLDLLDVLPPGSPIPTERALAGEFTVSRTTVRQALADLTAEGRLHRVQGKGTFAAEPKLAQRLQLSSYTEDMRKQGLKPSSKLLEVEELPVEGDLAKLLGIRTGAKILRLRRLRLADSQPMALETTHLPLGRFRGLRKHVSQGGSLYAVLREHYGVELERAEETIETSLAGPQEAEMLGADVGMPVLMLTRHSFATDGKPVEFARSVYRGDRYKFVTTLLP; translated from the coding sequence ATGTTGGAGACCACCACCACGGGCGAGGCGGGCGCCGTCGCCGGGATGCGCGGGCAGCGCGAGCCCAAGTATTGGGCGTTGAAACAGCACCTCCTCGATCTTTTGGACGTCCTCCCGCCGGGGTCGCCGATCCCGACCGAACGCGCGCTCGCGGGGGAGTTCACCGTCTCCCGCACCACCGTGCGGCAGGCGCTGGCGGACCTGACCGCCGAGGGGCGCCTGCACCGGGTGCAGGGAAAAGGCACCTTCGCGGCCGAGCCGAAGCTCGCGCAGCGGCTGCAGTTGTCGTCGTACACCGAGGACATGCGCAAGCAGGGCCTGAAGCCGTCGTCGAAGCTTTTGGAAGTCGAGGAACTGCCGGTCGAGGGTGACCTCGCGAAGCTGCTCGGAATCCGGACGGGTGCGAAAATTCTTCGCCTTCGACGTCTTCGACTCGCGGACTCCCAGCCGATGGCGCTGGAGACGACGCACCTCCCGCTCGGCCGTTTCCGCGGGCTGCGCAAGCACGTCTCGCAGGGCGGCTCGTTGTACGCCGTTCTACGCGAGCACTACGGGGTCGAACTCGAGCGCGCCGAAGAGACGATCGAGACGTCGCTCGCCGGACCGCAGGAAGCGGAAATGCTCGGCGCCGACGTCGGCATGCCGGTGCTGATGCTGACCCGGCACTCGTTCGCCACGGACGGCAAGCCGGTCGAATTCGCCCGCTCCGTGTACCGCGGCGACCGCTACAAGTTCGTCACGACGCTGCTGCCGTAA
- a CDS encoding MFS transporter, with the protein MTATEDTGIRWGTHAARGVLATTILGSGMAMLDGTIVNVALPRIGTELNASVAGLQWILDGYLLALAALILVAGSLGDRYGRRRTYLVGVVWFGVASGLCAAAQSTEMLVATRILQGIGGALLTPGSLAILQASFAHDARARAIGAWSGLGGIAAAAGPLLGGFLVQVWSWRLAFLINVPIAVAVVLMARKFVPESRDPEATGHPDFGAAALGAVGLAGVTGALVEAPGRGIGDPIVLVAGLLGIAGLAAFVLVQHRSAEPLVPPSLFRDRTFTLSNALTFVVYAALGGVMMLLVMQLQVSLGYSPTAAGLAGLPLTVIMLLLSGRSGALAQRIGPRTQLVVGPIVVGAGMLLMLRIAPGASYFGAVLPAVAVFGLGLATVVAPVTATVLAAAPDRFAGVASGVNNAIARSGGLLAVAVLPAAAGLTGEAYADPVALTAGWRMALVICAALAIAGGLIALGIHNGVLEPPSTAKPADDECPHLGECYHCGVEGPPTHVRGGGTPVAGS; encoded by the coding sequence GTGACTGCCACCGAAGACACCGGGATCCGGTGGGGGACGCACGCCGCGCGCGGCGTCCTCGCCACCACCATCCTCGGGTCGGGCATGGCGATGCTCGACGGCACCATCGTCAACGTCGCCCTGCCCCGCATCGGAACCGAGCTCAACGCCTCCGTCGCCGGTCTCCAGTGGATCCTCGACGGGTACCTGCTGGCGCTCGCCGCGCTGATCCTCGTCGCCGGATCGCTCGGCGACCGCTACGGCAGGCGCCGCACGTACCTCGTCGGCGTCGTCTGGTTCGGCGTCGCCTCCGGGCTGTGCGCCGCGGCGCAGTCCACCGAGATGCTCGTCGCGACCCGGATCCTGCAGGGCATCGGCGGCGCGCTGCTGACGCCGGGGTCGCTGGCGATCCTCCAGGCGTCCTTCGCGCACGACGCCCGCGCCCGCGCGATCGGCGCCTGGTCCGGGCTCGGCGGCATCGCGGCGGCCGCCGGGCCGCTGCTCGGCGGGTTCCTCGTGCAGGTCTGGTCGTGGCGGCTGGCGTTCCTGATCAACGTGCCGATCGCCGTCGCTGTGGTTCTCATGGCGCGGAAGTTCGTCCCCGAATCCCGCGACCCGGAGGCCACGGGACACCCCGACTTCGGGGCGGCCGCGCTCGGCGCCGTCGGCCTCGCCGGCGTCACCGGCGCGCTGGTGGAGGCGCCGGGGCGCGGCATCGGCGACCCGATCGTGCTGGTCGCGGGCCTGCTCGGGATCGCCGGGCTGGCCGCGTTCGTCCTCGTCCAGCACCGCTCGGCCGAGCCGCTCGTGCCGCCGTCGCTGTTCCGCGACCGGACGTTCACGCTCTCGAACGCGCTGACGTTCGTCGTCTACGCCGCGCTCGGCGGGGTGATGATGCTGCTGGTCATGCAGCTGCAGGTGTCGCTCGGGTACTCGCCGACCGCGGCCGGGCTGGCGGGGCTGCCGCTGACGGTCATCATGCTGCTGCTTTCGGGGCGTTCCGGCGCGCTCGCGCAGCGCATCGGCCCGCGCACGCAGCTCGTCGTCGGCCCGATCGTCGTCGGCGCGGGGATGCTGCTGATGCTGCGCATCGCGCCCGGCGCGTCCTACTTCGGCGCGGTGCTGCCCGCGGTCGCGGTGTTCGGGCTCGGCCTGGCGACGGTCGTGGCCCCGGTGACCGCGACGGTGCTCGCCGCGGCCCCGGACCGCTTCGCCGGCGTCGCGTCCGGCGTCAACAACGCGATCGCCCGCTCGGGCGGGCTCCTGGCGGTGGCGGTGCTGCCCGCCGCGGCGGGGCTGACCGGCGAGGCGTACGCGGACCCGGTGGCGCTGACCGCGGGCTGGCGGATGGCGCTGGTCATCTGCGCCGCGCTGGCCATCGCGGGCGGGCTGATCGCGCTGGGCATCCACAACGGCGTCCTCGAACCCCCTTCGACGGCCAAGCCGGCCGACGACGAGTGCCCCCACCTGGGCGAGTGCTACCACTGCGGCGTCGAGGGCCCGCCGACCCACGTCCGCGGCGGCGGGACCCCGGTCGCCGGCTCCTGA
- a CDS encoding transposase family protein has translation MSQQPAEGFEPISYQVTLPLSSSTLQMVAGLIRSHRCRLRSRWRKATPAEQALVVLAVLRHDPRLAHLGAGMGVSASTVRRWVLEVIALLAARAARLNRVLRRLAAQGAAVVLVDGTLIRTRRRTGRANRVNYSGKHKQHGLVVLALTDEDGRLLWVSAAVPGKTADITAARRLRIREHLHAHDLTPAGDKGIQGWHKDVRTTKHCGVCEGACGQVVLTPYKAEAKRPLSKAQKQANAVFAAMRCAVEGGFAALKAWRVLDKLRLAPRHATTLLRALLVLTQHEQSVRDGALPDPA, from the coding sequence GTGAGTCAACAACCCGCCGAGGGCTTCGAACCCATTTCTTACCAGGTCACCCTCCCGCTCTCATCCTCGACCCTGCAGATGGTCGCCGGGCTGATCCGTTCCCACCGGTGCCGGTTGCGGTCCCGCTGGCGCAAAGCCACCCCGGCCGAGCAGGCCCTGGTCGTGCTGGCGGTGCTGCGCCACGACCCGCGCCTGGCTCATCTCGGGGCCGGTATGGGCGTGTCGGCATCCACGGTCCGGCGGTGGGTGCTGGAGGTCATCGCCTTGCTCGCCGCCCGCGCGGCACGCCTGAACCGTGTCCTGCGCCGCCTGGCCGCCCAGGGCGCGGCGGTGGTGTTGGTGGACGGCACCTTGATCCGGACCCGTCGCCGCACCGGCCGAGCGAACCGGGTCAACTACAGCGGCAAACACAAACAGCACGGCCTGGTCGTACTGGCCCTGACCGACGAGGACGGCCGGTTGTTGTGGGTATCGGCGGCGGTGCCGGGCAAGACCGCCGATATCACCGCTGCTCGCCGGCTGCGGATCCGGGAACACCTGCATGCCCACGACCTGACCCCGGCCGGGGACAAGGGCATTCAGGGCTGGCACAAAGACGTCCGCACCACCAAGCACTGTGGTGTCTGCGAGGGGGCGTGTGGGCAGGTGGTGCTGACTCCGTATAAGGCTGAAGCGAAGCGGCCGTTGAGCAAGGCGCAGAAGCAGGCGAATGCGGTGTTCGCGGCAATGCGGTGCGCGGTGGAGGGCGGCTTCGCCGCCCTCAAAGCCTGGCGGGTCCTGGACAAACTCCGCCTGGCACCCCGTCATGCCACGACGTTGCTGCGGGCTCTGCTCGTGCTGACCCAGCACGAGCAGAGCGTCCGCGACGGTGCCCTGCCTGATCCCGCGTGA
- a CDS encoding threonine ammonia-lyase: MELVTISDIEAAAKRVEGVAVRTPLLAQTWGPRGTLWLKPESLQPIGAFKVRGAFNAIASLDDAARERGVIAYSSGNHAQAVAYAAQRYGVPAVIVVPDVAPRIKVEATRAYGAEVIEVPIGEHEAKARELAAERGLTLVPPFDDAAVIAGQGTAGLEIAEDLPAVDVVLVPISGGGLAAGVGTAIRARCPHARVIGVEPALAADAAESLQRGELIRWPQADRARTIADGLRAQPSELTFAHLREVVDAMVTVTEDEIREAVRVLARQARLVAEPSGAATTAAYLFHAEELPAGKTVVLVSGGNADPAMFAEILAG, encoded by the coding sequence ATGGAACTGGTGACGATCTCCGACATCGAGGCCGCCGCGAAGCGCGTCGAAGGTGTCGCCGTGCGCACGCCCTTGCTGGCGCAGACGTGGGGTCCCCGCGGGACCCTGTGGCTCAAACCTGAAAGCCTGCAACCGATCGGCGCGTTCAAGGTGCGCGGCGCGTTCAACGCGATCGCCTCACTCGACGACGCCGCGCGCGAACGCGGTGTCATCGCGTACTCGAGCGGCAACCACGCGCAGGCAGTCGCGTACGCGGCGCAGCGCTACGGCGTGCCCGCGGTGATCGTCGTGCCGGACGTCGCGCCGCGGATCAAGGTCGAGGCCACCCGCGCGTACGGCGCCGAGGTGATCGAGGTGCCGATCGGCGAGCACGAGGCGAAAGCGCGTGAACTGGCCGCCGAACGCGGGCTGACCCTCGTCCCGCCCTTCGACGACGCGGCCGTCATCGCCGGGCAGGGCACCGCGGGCCTGGAGATCGCCGAAGACCTGCCGGCGGTCGACGTCGTGCTGGTCCCGATCAGCGGCGGCGGGCTGGCGGCCGGCGTCGGCACCGCGATCAGGGCCCGCTGCCCGCACGCGCGGGTGATCGGCGTCGAGCCGGCGCTGGCCGCCGACGCCGCCGAGAGCCTGCAACGCGGCGAGCTGATCCGCTGGCCGCAGGCCGACCGCGCCCGCACGATCGCCGACGGCCTGCGCGCGCAGCCGTCCGAGCTGACGTTCGCGCACCTGCGGGAGGTCGTCGACGCGATGGTCACGGTCACCGAGGACGAGATCCGCGAGGCCGTGCGCGTCCTGGCCCGCCAGGCCCGCCTGGTCGCCGAGCCCAGCGGCGCGGCGACGACGGCGGCGTACCTCTTCCACGCCGAAGAGCTGCCGGCCGGGAAGACGGTCGTCCTCGTCTCCGGCGGCAACGCGGACCCGGCGATGTTCGCGGAGATCCTCGCGGGCTGA
- a CDS encoding OmpA family protein produces MYRNIEESGPPPRRPITKSTRIMLGALGVALAFITLLVVLSQCRPSTSSTDIVWIAEKTTHSPGAIPRALRSRVRAAGAEAGVRFSTYAVGEQAIPVADAEALDLDRGNGKVGDAGQQAANVDRILKDVNGRIEKAAVSRTGFSLYAALRAAANEVERAGHVEAWLSTTVLTGSTDPLTIAALSAGAEPAQAVDELMKTPLKELDLHDVDLHVVLLTPVGDEQRPLDLRAESWRTKFITELADRLGAHVDGLFHDSGTAPPWRDSSRVPVIAAAAPPPQAVTPGPPRIDNAAFEPDSAELIDRSAATAAATEVARQYRAKNGRSRITVTGYCAKYGNADGARVKSAERAEAIAALLREQGVPDGDIDTAGSGFDRLAPGSNDLRSPAQRVVVIELTERP; encoded by the coding sequence ATGTACCGCAACATCGAAGAAAGCGGGCCACCACCCCGGCGGCCGATTACGAAAAGCACGCGCATCATGCTCGGCGCGTTGGGAGTGGCGCTCGCTTTCATCACTCTTCTGGTCGTTCTCAGCCAGTGCAGACCGTCGACTTCGAGCACGGACATCGTGTGGATCGCAGAAAAGACGACCCACTCTCCGGGAGCAATTCCACGGGCGCTGCGCAGCCGCGTCCGGGCAGCGGGCGCGGAAGCCGGCGTGCGGTTCAGCACCTACGCCGTCGGTGAGCAGGCGATTCCCGTTGCGGACGCCGAAGCGCTCGATCTCGACCGGGGCAACGGGAAGGTCGGCGACGCCGGTCAGCAGGCGGCCAACGTCGACCGGATTCTCAAGGACGTAAACGGGCGCATCGAAAAGGCCGCCGTCAGCAGAACCGGCTTTTCCCTCTACGCCGCCTTGAGAGCCGCCGCGAACGAGGTCGAGCGCGCCGGGCACGTGGAGGCGTGGCTGAGCACCACGGTCCTGACGGGCTCGACCGATCCGCTCACGATCGCCGCGCTGAGCGCGGGTGCCGAACCGGCGCAGGCCGTGGACGAGTTGATGAAGACCCCGCTCAAGGAGCTCGATCTCCACGACGTCGACCTCCACGTCGTGCTCCTCACGCCGGTCGGCGACGAACAACGCCCACTCGACCTCAGAGCCGAGTCGTGGCGCACCAAGTTCATCACCGAACTCGCCGACCGGCTCGGCGCCCACGTTGACGGCCTGTTCCACGACAGCGGAACGGCACCGCCATGGCGGGACAGCTCCCGGGTGCCGGTGATCGCGGCGGCCGCGCCGCCACCGCAGGCCGTCACCCCCGGACCGCCCCGGATCGACAATGCGGCCTTCGAGCCCGACAGCGCGGAATTGATCGACCGGTCCGCCGCCACGGCCGCGGCCACCGAAGTCGCCCGGCAATACCGCGCCAAGAACGGCCGGAGCAGGATCACCGTCACCGGCTATTGCGCGAAGTACGGGAACGCCGACGGAGCCCGAGTCAAATCGGCCGAGCGAGCGGAAGCGATCGCCGCACTGCTGCGTGAGCAGGGTGTCCCGGACGGCGACATCGATACGGCCGGCTCCGGCTTCGACCGGCTCGCACCCGGAAGCAACGACCTCCGATCGCCGGCGCAACGCGTCGTCGTCATCGAGCTGACCGAACGTCCCTGA
- the thiE gene encoding thiamine phosphate synthase, which produces MPALSGDKIRARLDAARLYLCTDARTARGDLAAFADAALAGGVDVIQLRDKTGGSPLEAAAEIAALEVLAEACARHGALLSVNDRADVALAVGADVLHLGQDDIPVPLARRILGDDVVIGRSTHSLDQALSAASEPGVDYFCTGPCWPTPTKPGRHAPGLDLVRAVAGWAPERPWFAIGGIDDARLPSVLDAGASRIVVVRAITEAEDPTAAARELRARLP; this is translated from the coding sequence ATGCCCGCCCTCTCCGGTGACAAGATCCGCGCCCGGCTCGACGCCGCGCGCCTGTACCTGTGCACGGACGCCCGCACTGCCCGCGGCGACCTGGCCGCCTTCGCCGACGCGGCGCTGGCCGGCGGCGTCGACGTGATCCAGTTGCGCGACAAGACGGGCGGCTCTCCGTTGGAGGCCGCGGCCGAGATCGCGGCGCTGGAGGTGCTGGCCGAGGCGTGCGCCCGCCACGGAGCGCTGCTGTCGGTGAACGACCGGGCGGACGTGGCGCTCGCGGTCGGCGCGGACGTCCTCCACCTGGGCCAGGACGACATCCCGGTCCCGCTGGCCCGCCGCATCCTCGGCGACGACGTCGTGATCGGCCGCTCGACCCACTCCCTCGACCAGGCGCTGTCGGCCGCGTCGGAGCCCGGGGTGGACTACTTCTGCACGGGCCCGTGCTGGCCGACCCCGACCAAGCCGGGCCGCCACGCACCAGGCCTGGACCTGGTGCGTGCGGTGGCCGGCTGGGCCCCGGAACGCCCGTGGTTCGCGATCGGCGGCATCGACGACGCCCGCCTGCCTTCGGTGCTGGACGCGGGCGCGTCCCGCATCGTCGTGGTCCGCGCGATCACCGAGGCGGAGGACCCCACCGCGGCGGCCCGCGAACTGCGGGCCCGCCTGCCCTGA
- the thiO gene encoding glycine oxidase ThiO → MTNLAVVGGGVIGLSAAWRAAKAGHDVTVHDPEPARGGASWLAGGMLAPVTEAWPGEEDVLALGEASLKRWPGFARDLEQEGVDPGLAGHGTLVVAFDSADAGHLDILAGYLHSIGRAAERLTSRETKRLEPGVGSVRSGLHVPGDLAVDNRKLLNALYAACVNHDVRFVRERVETLPAAEAVVLAAGAWTGRLHPQLAGAVRPLKGEILRLKPRRGCLPPPAHTVRAVVEGRPIYLVPRGDQELVLGATQYEAGFDRAVTARGVRELLEGAERVFPAITEYELAETAAGLRAASRDVLPYVGVLDDGVFAATGHHRNGLLMAPVTAAAVVAWLEGEEPPEGVEAASPARLHQKEHV, encoded by the coding sequence ATGACGAACCTGGCAGTGGTGGGCGGCGGCGTGATCGGCCTGTCCGCGGCGTGGCGTGCCGCCAAGGCGGGCCACGACGTCACCGTCCACGATCCCGAGCCCGCGCGCGGTGGCGCGTCCTGGCTGGCCGGGGGCATGCTCGCCCCGGTCACCGAGGCCTGGCCCGGCGAAGAAGACGTGCTCGCGCTCGGTGAAGCGTCGCTGAAACGCTGGCCGGGCTTCGCGCGCGACCTCGAGCAGGAGGGCGTCGACCCCGGGCTGGCCGGGCACGGGACGCTCGTCGTCGCGTTCGACAGCGCCGACGCCGGGCACCTCGACATCCTCGCCGGCTACCTGCACTCGATCGGCCGTGCCGCCGAACGCCTGACCAGCCGGGAGACCAAGCGGCTCGAACCCGGCGTCGGGTCCGTCCGAAGTGGACTCCACGTGCCCGGCGACCTGGCCGTGGACAACCGGAAACTGCTCAACGCGCTCTACGCGGCCTGCGTCAACCACGACGTCCGGTTCGTGCGCGAGCGCGTCGAAACCCTGCCGGCCGCCGAAGCCGTCGTGCTCGCCGCGGGGGCCTGGACCGGGCGGCTGCACCCGCAGCTGGCCGGCGCCGTCCGGCCGCTCAAGGGCGAGATCCTGCGGCTGAAGCCCCGGCGCGGCTGCCTGCCGCCGCCCGCGCACACCGTGCGGGCCGTCGTCGAGGGCCGGCCGATCTACCTCGTCCCGCGCGGCGACCAGGAGCTCGTCCTCGGTGCCACGCAGTACGAGGCGGGCTTCGACCGGGCCGTCACCGCGCGGGGCGTGCGCGAGCTGCTCGAAGGCGCCGAACGCGTCTTCCCCGCGATCACCGAGTACGAGCTGGCCGAGACCGCCGCCGGGCTGCGGGCCGCGAGCCGGGACGTGCTGCCCTACGTCGGTGTCCTGGACGACGGCGTCTTCGCCGCGACCGGGCACCACCGCAACGGTCTGCTGATGGCCCCCGTGACCGCGGCCGCCGTGGTCGCCTGGCTCGAAGGCGAGGAGCCACCCGAAGGCGTCGAAGCGGCTTCGCCCGCTCGGCTGCACCAGAAGGAGCACGTGTGA